Genomic DNA from uncultured Vibrio sp.:
GTTCGTAAAATTGACTCTGCTATCGATTTTGAATTCATTCGTGATGAAGTCGCCCACCTTTATTGCAAAGACAATGGCCGACCACCTGTAGACCCTGTCCGTCTATTCAAAATTATCCTACTGGGGTACATCTTCGGAGTAAAAAGCGAGCGTCAGCTTGTCAAAGAAATCGAAGTGAATGTCGCGTATCGTTGGTTCCTCCGTATGTCCCTCACAGAAAAGGTCATCCATGCCTCGACTCTTAGTCAAAACCGTATTCGTCGCTTCAATGGTACGGATGTCTTCGAACGCATCTTTATTAACATCGTTCAACAAGCGATGGCGAAAGGTTTAGTCGCTGGACAAGAGCTCTTTACCGATAGTACTCATCTCAAAGCGAATGCGAACAAAAACAAGCACACCAATAAACAAACGGCTGTCCGAGCGAACGCCTATTTAGATATGTTGGATGAAGACGTTGCACTAGACCGAGCTAAAGAGGGGAAGAGACCGCTTAAAGAACGAACTTCTGAGCAGAAAGCTAAGAACACGAAGAGCAGTACGACTGATCCCGAGAGTGGCTTCATGACCCGCGACAACAAGCCGCAAGGGTTCTTCTATCTCGACCACCGCACGGTCGATGGCCAGCACGGCATCATCGTTGATACCCATGCGACCGCGGGGAATGTGAATGACTCTCAACCTTATATCCGCCGTCTCGACCACACGCTTGAACAGTTTAACCTCAATCCCATCGCTGTTGGCCTTGATGCCGGTTACTTCACTGCCCCCGTTGCTGAATCCCTTGAGCGCCGAGGGATACTTGGTGTGTTCGGCTATCGCCGACCATCACGAACAAAGAATGCCTTCAAGAAGAAACACTTTATCTATAACAAAGAAAAAGACAGCTATCGTTGCCCCAACGGGCAGGAACTTATCTACAAGACGACGTCACGCGACGCTTACCGAGAGTATCACTCAGACCCTAAAGAGTGTGCGTTCTGCCCAATGCGTGATGACTGTACTCAAAGTAAAAACATGAAGAAGGTCATCACAAGGCATATCTATACGGAAGCCATGGATAGAGCCAACCAGATGCGGCTCTCAGCTTATGGAAAGAAAACCTACAGGCGGAGAAGCGAAACGGTAGAGAGAAGCTTCGCGGATGCCAAACAACATCATGGTCATCGATACGCTCGTTTTCGAGGGTTAGCCAACGTGCAGATGCAGTGCTGGTTGGCAGCGGCTGCGCAAAACATCAAAAAGATAGCGTTGGTGGTGAGTCATCTGCGTAAACTCGGCCTAAATCGGGGTGAAATAGCGCAAATCCTCGCTTATATACGCCAATTTAAAAACACTAACTCTCTACAGTTTATCTAGCAAAAAATATCGCGATCGCGGCCTACGGCCGCTCATAAAAACGAACCCCACTTAAAAAAGTGGGGTTCGTCATCAATCTGACAGGGCCATCTGGCCCTGTTTTTTTATCACAAATTTAACAATCAAATGCATCATATTTTACTTTTTTGTAATTATTGTGTTGCTAATGTAATTTTACGTGATACATTAAAATTACAAACAACATTAAAAATGTATCAAATGGAGGTTGAGATGTTTTCGGAGCAAACGTCATTCGAGCGAAAAATCGAACAAGAGATTGCAGTCGAGCCTAAAGATTGGATGCCTGATGGATACCGTAAAACACTGGTACGTCAGATAGGTCAGCATGCTCACTCAGAGGTTGTCGGAATGTTGCCAGAAGCAAATTGGTTAACACGAGCACCATCTCTGCGTCGTAAAGCGGTATTGCTTGCGAAAATTCAAGACGAAGCTGGCCACGGTCTGTATCTGTACAGCGCGGCAGAGACCTTAGGTGGTGAGCGTCACGACCTGTATGAAAAAATGCTGACCGGTGAGATGAAGTACTCATCCATCTTCAACTACCCAACTCTGAGCTGGGCTGATGTAGGTGTGGTTGGTTGGCTTGTTGATGGTGCGGCGATCGTTAACCAAGTGGCGTTGTGTCGTACCTCTTACGGGCCTTATGCACGCGCCATGGTGAGAATTTGTAAAGAAGAGAGTTTCCACCAACGTCAGGGATATGAAGCATGTCGAGTACTTGCTGACGGCAGCGATGAGCAGAAAGCAATGCTTCAAGACTCTATCAACCGCTGGTGGTGGCCTGCGTTGATGATGTTTGGTCCGAACGACAGTGAATCTCCGAACTCAGCAAAAAGCATGTCTTGGAAAATCAAACGCGTAAGCAACGATGACCTACGTCAGAAGTTCGTTGATAACACGGTTCACCAAGTTCATGCACTGGGCATGACGATTCCGGATCAAGACCTGAAGTGGAACGAAGAAACGGGTCACTATGAGTTTGGCGAGATCAACTGGGAAGAGTTTAACCAAGTGATCCATGGACACGGCATTTGTAACCATGAGCGTTTGAAAGACAAGCGTGATGCCTGGGAAGCGGGCGCATGGGTTCGTGAAGCTGCTAGCGCTTACGCAACAAAACAGATGGAAAGCGCAGCCTAGTAGATGCGCCAACAAGAATCGAAACAGATTAAGGAGAATCAAGATGAGTTCATTTAACTGGCCGTTGTACGAAGTATTCGTTCGAAGCAAACAAGGTTTGGATCACAAGCATGTAGGCAGTGTCCGTGCTTCTGATGGCCAAATGGCGCTCGAAGCCGCTCGTGATCTATACACTCGTCGTAGTGAAGGCTGTTCTATCTGGGTTGTTGAGTCAAACCAAATCACTGCGTCTCAATCGAGCGAGCAAGGTCCGTTTTTTGACCCTGCTGAAGATAAAGTTTATCGCCACGCTAGTCATTACACCATTCCTGCTGACATCAAGCATATGTAGGGAGTAAGTCATGAGTGAGCAACAAACAAAAGTAAACTACTTACTTCAACTGGCAGATACCAATCTTATTCTCAGTCATCGTCTATCTGAGTGGTGTGGTATCGCACCGGAACTAGAAATAGACATCGCATTGGCAAATATTGGCTTAGATCTGCTTGGTGAGGCTCGTAACCTTTACCAATACGCTGCAGAGCTTGAAGGTAATCAGAAAACAGAAGATGACTACGCTTATCTTCGCGAAGAGCGCGAATACAAAAATCTACTGCTGGCAGAACGTCCAAATGAAGGTTTCGATATTTCGATTGTGCGCCAGTTCCTGTACGACAACTACCATGCGCTGCTTCTTCAAGAACTAGCAAACAGTAATGACGAACAGTTGGCCGCTATCGCTAAGAAATCCCTGAAAGAGGTGGCTTACCACTTGAGGTACAGCTCAGGTTGGATTGAACGTTTAGGTGGTGGTACCGCGGTAAGCCATAAGAAAGTTCAGACAGCACTGAACGATTTATGGCGTTACACCGATGAGATGTTTGAGCCAAGTGAAGAAGAAATCGCGCTCGCAGAGCAGAACATTATTGTTGATGCCTCTGAACTAAAAGCTCAGTGGCAACGCAATGTCAATGCAACGCTAGAGAGAGCGACGCTAGAGATGCCCGAGTCTAAGTACTTTCTACAAGGCGGTAAATCCGGTAAGCACAGTGAACATCTAGGTTTCATTTTGGCCGAACTTCAGTACATGCAACGGACTTATCCAAACCAACAGTGGTAGGGCGTGCTGATGATTAAGCAAACACTCGATTCGCTGTCTGATCCAGAGACGCACCGCGTTTGGCAGTTGGTTAACTCGATTCCAGACCCGGAAATCCCGGTTATTTCGATTGGTGAACTGGGCATGGTTCGTAATATTGCCAAAGTCGGCGGTGCCTGGGTAGTGAAGTTCACTCCGACATACTCCGGCTGCCCAGCGACAGAAATGCTGATGAACGATATCCGAGACACCCTGAACACGGAAGGGTACGAGGATGTGAGAGTTGAAGTACAACTTGATCCTGCATGGACAACGGATTGGATTCAAGAGTCGAGCAAACAAAAGTTACGTGAATATGGAATCGCGCCACCAGACAGAAAAGCGTGTATGCACACAGCCATCAATGCACAGCCTGAATGCCCACACTGTGGCAGCGTTGATACGAAAATGGTGAGTGAATTTGGTTCCACAGCTTGTAAAGCACACTTCCAATGTAATGCGTGTTTGGAACCATTTGATTACTTCAAGTGCATATAAAGTAAGGGATTATTATGACAGATTTTTACCCATTGAAAGTCGCTCGTGCAGACAAGGAAACGCCAGATTCTGTGGTGCTGCATTTTGACGTACCACAAGACCTTGCCGATCAGTTTCATTTTCACCCTGGTCAGCACCTCACCATTAAATCGAACATCAACGGTGAGGATCTGAGACGTTGTTATTCGATTTGCTCAGCCACGAGTGAAAATAGTCTGCAAGTCGGTATCAAGGCCATTGCAGAAGGTCGCTTCTCAAATTTCGCTGTCAACGAAATTCAGCCAGGCGATGAACTTGAGGTGATGACACCTCAGGGTCATTTTGGTTTTTCACCAAGTCCTGAGCGTAATGTGAACTACTTAGGTATTGCAGTAGGTTCAGGTATTACTCCAATTTTATCCATGCTTAAGTCAGCGTTAGAGCAGGAAAACAACAGTACTTTCACGTTACTGTATGGCAACCGCAACGTGAATAGCATGATGTTTCGTCATCAATTGTTGGGCTTGAAGAACCGCTATCCGGATCGTTTACACGTGAGTTACTTCTTCTCGCGTGAAACCAATGAAGTCGAGCTATGGAATGGCCGCTTGGACGGCGACAAACTACGCGAACTTGGTTGTAACCTGTTTAACTGGAGTGACTTTGACGCGTGTTACGTCTGTGGTCCGGAAGAAATTTTGGAATCTTGCTACACCGCGTTGGTTGAAGGCGGGTTAAGCGAAGACAATTACCATGTCGAGCGTTTTAACACTGCAACCAAGTCTAAAGCGAAACCAGTTAACCAGTCAGAAAATACCCAAGTGACGCTTAAGCGTGACGGTCGCATCATGAAGATTGACATGAACTCACAAGATGACAGCTTGCTGGATGCGGCGCTTCGTCAGGGTGTGGACCTTCCCTATGCGTGTAAAGGCGGCGTATGTGCAACGTGTATCTGTAAAGTTAAATCCGGTCAGGTTGAAATGGGTACAAACTACAGCCTGGAAGCCGATCAGGTAGCAGATGGATACGTTTTGAGCTGCCAGGCGGTTCCGACAAGCAGCGAAATTGAAATCGACTTTGATGTGTAGAGGGTAGCATGGCATTACATACTGAGTATCAGGAGCTTATGTGCGACATCTCTGAACAGGGGGTGTTAACGATTACGCTGAATCGTCCACAAAAGCGCAACGCATTAAGTAACGACGTACTGGAACATCTGGCGGAGCTACTGGAAGAGGTGTCTCTGGACACTTCCATTAAGTCAGTGGTGCTTTACGGCGGCGAAACGATATTTGCTGCAGGTGCAGATATACACGAGATGTCGAGTCAGCAGTCGATAGAGACTTGGCTAAATCCGAGACCAAAACTTTGGCAACGTATTGACCAGTTTGAAAAGCCTCTGATTGCAGCGGTCAATGGTTACGCACTTGGGGCCGGGTTAGAACTCGTTCTGCTTTGCGATGTTGTTGTCGCAGGAGAGGGTACGCTGTTTGGTCTGCCAGAAATCACTTTGGGTTTAATGCCTGGAGCAGGTGGTACACAACGACTCGCTCGGACTGTCGGAAAATCACTTGCGAACCAAATGGTGCTGACTGGAAAACCAATCGCGGCTCAAAGGGCACTTAACGCAGGCTTAATCAGTGAAGTCACGCTGTCGCAAAACACGCTCAATAAAGCTCAAGAGATAGCGACAAGTATTGCCCAACATGCGCCTTTAGCCATTCGCGCCGCTAAAACGTCATTAAAATCAGTATCAAATGGCACCTTGGCCCAAGGACTGATGATGGAAAGACAGTTATTCAGTCTGCTTGCGGAAACCCGAGACAGAGCGGAAGGAATTCAGGCTTTTATTGATAAAAGAAAAGCAACATTTAAAGGGAATTAATCAATGGAAGAGTCAATTTTATTTCAGATAGAAGCTGGTGTAGCAGTCATAACGCTTAACCGTCCCAAGCAACTGAATAGCTTTAACCCAGATATGCATAAAGCGCTTAAGCGAGCGTTAAGACAGGCGGAAACTGATGCTTCAGTACGCGCAGTGCTGCTAACAGGTACTGGCAGAGGATTTTGTGCAGGGCAAGACCTGAACGATCGCAACGTAAATAGTGGTTCAGAAATGCCAGATCTTGGCGAAAGCATTGAGAAATACTACAACCCTTTGATCAAACAAATTTCATCAATGCCTAAGCCAGTCATTGCTGCGGTCAATGGTGTGGCTGCGGGCGCGGGTGCCAATATTGCATTGGCGTGCGACATCGTATTTGCGGCTAAGTCAGCAAGCTTTATTCAGGCATTTTGCAAGATTGGTTTAGTGCCAGATTCAGGTGGTACTTGGACACTGCCACGTTTA
This window encodes:
- the paaG gene encoding 2-(1,2-epoxy-1,2-dihydrophenyl)acetyl-CoA isomerase PaaG, coding for MEESILFQIEAGVAVITLNRPKQLNSFNPDMHKALKRALRQAETDASVRAVLLTGTGRGFCAGQDLNDRNVNSGSEMPDLGESIEKYYNPLIKQISSMPKPVIAAVNGVAAGAGANIALACDIVFAAKSASFIQAFCKIGLVPDSGGTWTLPRLVGSARAKALMLLGDKVSASQAQEWGMIWQCVEDEELIETAMSVAHHLATQPTKGLGFIKHALNHSSENSLEVQLDLEKDLQRLAGRTDDYREGIAAFFDKRAPEFKGK
- a CDS encoding enoyl-CoA hydratase-related protein, coding for MALHTEYQELMCDISEQGVLTITLNRPQKRNALSNDVLEHLAELLEEVSLDTSIKSVVLYGGETIFAAGADIHEMSSQQSIETWLNPRPKLWQRIDQFEKPLIAAVNGYALGAGLELVLLCDVVVAGEGTLFGLPEITLGLMPGAGGTQRLARTVGKSLANQMVLTGKPIAAQRALNAGLISEVTLSQNTLNKAQEIATSIAQHAPLAIRAAKTSLKSVSNGTLAQGLMMERQLFSLLAETRDRAEGIQAFIDKRKATFKGN
- a CDS encoding IS1182 family transposase; the protein is MLQEPSPQQYELEMVTMEQLVPKDHLVRKIDSAIDFEFIRDEVAHLYCKDNGRPPVDPVRLFKIILLGYIFGVKSERQLVKEIEVNVAYRWFLRMSLTEKVIHASTLSQNRIRRFNGTDVFERIFINIVQQAMAKGLVAGQELFTDSTHLKANANKNKHTNKQTAVRANAYLDMLDEDVALDRAKEGKRPLKERTSEQKAKNTKSSTTDPESGFMTRDNKPQGFFYLDHRTVDGQHGIIVDTHATAGNVNDSQPYIRRLDHTLEQFNLNPIAVGLDAGYFTAPVAESLERRGILGVFGYRRPSRTKNAFKKKHFIYNKEKDSYRCPNGQELIYKTTSRDAYREYHSDPKECAFCPMRDDCTQSKNMKKVITRHIYTEAMDRANQMRLSAYGKKTYRRRSETVERSFADAKQHHGHRYARFRGLANVQMQCWLAAAAQNIKKIALVVSHLRKLGLNRGEIAQILAYIRQFKNTNSLQFI
- the paaA gene encoding 1,2-phenylacetyl-CoA epoxidase subunit PaaA; protein product: MFSEQTSFERKIEQEIAVEPKDWMPDGYRKTLVRQIGQHAHSEVVGMLPEANWLTRAPSLRRKAVLLAKIQDEAGHGLYLYSAAETLGGERHDLYEKMLTGEMKYSSIFNYPTLSWADVGVVGWLVDGAAIVNQVALCRTSYGPYARAMVRICKEESFHQRQGYEACRVLADGSDEQKAMLQDSINRWWWPALMMFGPNDSESPNSAKSMSWKIKRVSNDDLRQKFVDNTVHQVHALGMTIPDQDLKWNEETGHYEFGEINWEEFNQVIHGHGICNHERLKDKRDAWEAGAWVREAASAYATKQMESAA
- the paaE gene encoding 1,2-phenylacetyl-CoA epoxidase subunit PaaE: MTDFYPLKVARADKETPDSVVLHFDVPQDLADQFHFHPGQHLTIKSNINGEDLRRCYSICSATSENSLQVGIKAIAEGRFSNFAVNEIQPGDELEVMTPQGHFGFSPSPERNVNYLGIAVGSGITPILSMLKSALEQENNSTFTLLYGNRNVNSMMFRHQLLGLKNRYPDRLHVSYFFSRETNEVELWNGRLDGDKLRELGCNLFNWSDFDACYVCGPEEILESCYTALVEGGLSEDNYHVERFNTATKSKAKPVNQSENTQVTLKRDGRIMKIDMNSQDDSLLDAALRQGVDLPYACKGGVCATCICKVKSGQVEMGTNYSLEADQVADGYVLSCQAVPTSSEIEIDFDV
- the paaD gene encoding 1,2-phenylacetyl-CoA epoxidase subunit PaaD, which produces MIKQTLDSLSDPETHRVWQLVNSIPDPEIPVISIGELGMVRNIAKVGGAWVVKFTPTYSGCPATEMLMNDIRDTLNTEGYEDVRVEVQLDPAWTTDWIQESSKQKLREYGIAPPDRKACMHTAINAQPECPHCGSVDTKMVSEFGSTACKAHFQCNACLEPFDYFKCI
- the paaC gene encoding 1,2-phenylacetyl-CoA epoxidase subunit PaaC, with the translated sequence MSEQQTKVNYLLQLADTNLILSHRLSEWCGIAPELEIDIALANIGLDLLGEARNLYQYAAELEGNQKTEDDYAYLREEREYKNLLLAERPNEGFDISIVRQFLYDNYHALLLQELANSNDEQLAAIAKKSLKEVAYHLRYSSGWIERLGGGTAVSHKKVQTALNDLWRYTDEMFEPSEEEIALAEQNIIVDASELKAQWQRNVNATLERATLEMPESKYFLQGGKSGKHSEHLGFILAELQYMQRTYPNQQW
- the paaB gene encoding 1,2-phenylacetyl-CoA epoxidase subunit PaaB; translation: MSSFNWPLYEVFVRSKQGLDHKHVGSVRASDGQMALEAARDLYTRRSEGCSIWVVESNQITASQSSEQGPFFDPAEDKVYRHASHYTIPADIKHM